A single region of the Salvia splendens isolate huo1 chromosome 18, SspV2, whole genome shotgun sequence genome encodes:
- the LOC121776806 gene encoding protein GFS12-like, whose product MYQLLSALSYMHGLGIAHENLSPSNILLTDTSWCWLQIGEKQLLNTVLDPSGNWWKGELSNFEYLLILNRLSGRRWGEHTFYSVMPWVIDFSVKPDENNIAGWRDLSKSKWRLTRGDEQLDFTYSTSEMPHHVSDECLSELAVCSYKARRLPLSVLRQAVRSVYEPNEYHSNMQRLYQWMPDQCIPEFYCDPHIFNSLHSGMPDLAVPSWAGTSEEFIKLHRDALESNRVSLQIHKWIDITFGYKMSGEAAIAAKNVLLPASTSNLPRSTGRRQLFSQPHPPRQIARRKTHHNYNGQPENNSQLEVDSVKGGDFLIKTNHLNKLEEATSFCEKSWHLDPCYNVHSSDCLKNNTSENEVSSDIARNVSPRKPDSTRNYSEKSTIDSNSLLENMEEGDDSVGYQELTLWRQACSPKINSKRAADDIFSVGCILAELHMGKPLFGSSSLASYVDSGILPYTVQDIPHHMKVIVKACIENDWKRRPSVKCLLESPYFPKSVKSSNYFLAAFHGLSRNDLRLQYAATFAKRGALERMGAFGAAMCAPYCLPLIVTSASDAEAEWAYLLLAEFLKCLKSEAVMKTVVPSVQRILQGAGSYGIGLGNK is encoded by the exons ATGTACCAGCTGCTTTCAGCTCTATCTTACATGCATGGTCTAGGCATTGCTCATGAGAATTTAAGCCCCTCCAACATTCTGCTGACCGACACATCTTGGTGTTGGTTGCAAATTGGTGAGAAGCAGCTGCTGAACACTGTTTTGGATCCAAGTGGCAA CTGGTGGAAAGGGGAGCTGAGCAATTTTGAGTATCTTCTCATTTTAAACAGATTGTCAGGAAGGAGGTGGGGTGAGCACACATTTTACTCAGTCATGCCTTGGGTTATTGATTTTAGTGTCAAACCTGATGAAAATAACATTGCTGGTTGGAGAGATCTTAGCAAGAGTAAGTGGCGCTTAACAAGAGGTGATGAACAGTTGGATTTCACTTACTCCACATCTGAAATGCCTCATCATGTGTCTGATGAGTGCCTTTCTGAACTCGCTGTTTGCAGTTATAAGGCCAGGAGGTTGCCTTTGAGTGTTTTAAGACAAGCTGTTCGTTCAGTTTATGAACCCAATGAGTACCACTCTAACATGCAAAGATTGTACCAGTGGATGCCTGACCAGTGTATTCCTGAATTTTATTGTGATCCACACATATTTAACTCTCTGCATTCTGGTATGCCTGATTTGGCGGTGCCTTCATGGGCAGGAACTTCAGAGGAGTTCATTAAGCTGCATCGAGATGCTCTTGAAAGCAATCGAGTTTCCCTCCAAATACATAAATGGATTGACATCACCTTTGGCTACAAAATGTCTGGTGAAGCTGCTATTGCTGCTAAGAATGTGTTGTTGCCAGCATCAACCTCCAATTTACCAAGGTCTACAGGCCGCCGCCAGCTTTTTAGCCAACCTCACCCTCCACGCCAAATTGCTCGTAGGAAAACTCATCACAACTACAATGGTCAACCTGAAAACAATAGTCAATTAGAAGTAGACTCTGTTAAAGGTGGGGATTTTCTTATCAAGACTAATCATTTAAATAAATTGGAAGAAGCAACTTCTTTCTGTGAGAAATCGTGGCATTTAGATCCTTGTTATAATGTTCATTCTAGTGACTGTTTGAAGAATAACACCAGTGAAAATGAAGTTTCGAGTGATATTGCTAGAAATGTATCACCTAGAAAACCTGACTCTACAAGGAACTACAGTGAGAAATCAACTATCGACTCAAATTCCCTACTTGAGAATATGGAGGAGGGTGATGACTCAGTTGGATATCAAGAACTAACACTTTGGAGGCAAGCGTGCTCCCCCAAGATAAATTCCAAAAGAGCTGCAGATGATATATTTTCTGTTGGGTGTATTTTAGCAGAACTTCATATGGGAAAGCCACTTTTTGGTTCGAGTTCATTGGCTTCGTATGTAGATAGTGGAATCCTACCATATACAGTGCAAGATATCCCCCATCATATGAAAGTTATTGTTAAAGCCTGCATTGAGAACGATTGGAAAAG GAGGCCTTCTGTCAAATGCCTTTTAGAGTCTCCTTACTTCCCAAAATCAGTGAAATCATCCAACTACTTTTTAGCTGCATTTCACGGCCTCTCAAGAAATGATTTGCGTCTTCAATATGCTGCAACATTTGCAAAACGAGGAGCGCTGGAAAGAATGGGAGCTTTTGGTGCTGCGATGTGTGCTCCTTATTGCTTACCTCTCATAGTAACTTCTGCTTCAGATGCCGAAGCTGAATGGGCTTATTTGTTGCTGGCAGAATTCCTTAAATGTCTGAAATCAGAAGCAGTGATGAAAACTGTTGTGCCATCTGTCCAGAGAATTCTGCAG ggTGCAGG GAGCTATGGAATAGGATTGGGAAAcaagtga
- the LOC121777978 gene encoding uncharacterized protein LOC121777978 — MHDLVYVKYNQKLNERYDKRHTLDPISLDYIDHCNEWLVGELDGADGEGSDRVFHGDSLDWDTVYESSGIGEPITYTRSKKRKEASTSSSSRKASRTTTTSRKGKGQLGDEEEGSTSSEDDDIDEDEDNYLVEDDYVGDGDD, encoded by the exons ATGCATGATTTGGTTTACGTAAAATATAACCAAAAATTGAATGAGAGGTACGACAAAAGACATACACTCGATCCTATTTCACTCGATTACATTGATCACTGTAATGAGTGGTTGGTTGGAGAGTTGGATGGTGCTGATGGTGAAGGCAGTGATAGAGTTTTTCATGGAGATTCACTTGATTGGGATACTGTCTACGAGTCGTCGGGGATTGGAGAGCCTATCACATATACTAGgtctaagaaaagaaaagaagctTCTACATCATCAAGTTCTAGGAAAGCCTCAAGAACCACAACCACATCTAGAAAAGGGAAAGGCCAATTA GgggatgaagaagaaggatctACTTCGTCGGAGGACGATGATATCGATGAGGATGAGGATAACTATCTTGTGGAGGATGACTATGTTGGGGATGGTGATGATTGA